The following are encoded in a window of Candidatus Moraniibacteriota bacterium genomic DNA:
- a CDS encoding DEAD/DEAH box helicase family protein translates to MKYSEEDIRAQKIDPSLEKSGWKPSQIRREVSFTDGRIIVRGTVVSRGKPLRADYILQYKSNIPLAIIEAKDNEHRVFDGLEQAKKYAEKIGLPFCYATNGDAFVEYDFSTGKETMIEMDNFPTPEKLYERYLRVKGIQTEEEKGIVAEEYFIDTSGRTPRYFQTRAVNEVVEHVAKGKKRMMLVMATGTGKTYTAFQIIYRLWKSRTKKRILFLVDRKALAYQTMQKDFRPFGEKMTLIKNRKADHSYEVYISLYQGITGNEEEKQLFREFSQDFFDLVVIDECHRGGINEDGTWREVLDYFSHATHIGLTATPKSIEGADNYKYFGEPVYTYSLKQGIEDGFLAPYRVVRYIMDKDIEWRPDAYIKDQDGDRIEDGVYNVSDYNKKIIVEDRINEVADKITEYLQETDPMQKTIIFCANIEHAERMRQALVQRNPQEMKKNRRYIMRMTGDEEEGKREIENFINPESPYPTIVTTSELLTTGVDAQTCRLIILDSAINSMTKFKQIIGRGTRINSDFDKYYFTILDFSGATRLFADKDFDGEPVRAIIKDNESEELDPKEINETSQTPEEIREEYPEEEILLPRDEEEEKKKTRIVIQEGQVDFNVIHRVVSIIDPKTGKLTTESLITYASEQLKNRYQNLEDFLNDWNKDIRKTTLIQELIEQGILFDELKKEIGMEDIDEFDIIMHLAYGKKPLTRKERVDEVKKRDIFTKYEGMAQKVIEALLEKYADQGVEAIDGIEDLKVAPFITFGSQFEIVEAFGGRDRYLEAVQEIQNHIYQQQK, encoded by the coding sequence ATGAAATATTCTGAAGAAGATATACGAGCACAAAAAATTGATCCATCCCTTGAAAAGTCTGGATGGAAACCTTCTCAAATACGAAGAGAAGTGAGTTTTACTGATGGGCGAATTATTGTTCGTGGAACTGTAGTTTCTCGAGGTAAACCATTACGAGCTGATTATATATTACAATATAAATCAAATATTCCTCTTGCAATAATTGAAGCAAAAGATAATGAACATAGAGTTTTCGATGGATTAGAGCAGGCGAAAAAATACGCTGAAAAAATAGGACTTCCTTTTTGTTATGCGACCAACGGAGATGCTTTTGTGGAATATGATTTTTCTACAGGGAAAGAAACTATGATCGAAATGGATAATTTTCCAACTCCTGAAAAACTCTATGAGCGATATCTTAGAGTAAAGGGTATTCAAACCGAAGAAGAAAAAGGCATTGTTGCTGAAGAATATTTTATAGACACAAGTGGACGAACTCCCCGATATTTTCAAACAAGAGCTGTTAATGAGGTTGTTGAACATGTTGCCAAAGGAAAGAAACGGATGATGCTTGTGATGGCGACAGGAACAGGGAAAACGTATACTGCTTTTCAGATTATATATCGTCTTTGGAAATCTCGAACAAAGAAGAGAATTCTTTTTCTTGTAGATAGAAAGGCTCTTGCATACCAGACAATGCAAAAAGATTTCCGTCCCTTTGGAGAAAAAATGACACTTATCAAAAATAGAAAAGCAGATCATTCGTATGAAGTCTATATTTCTTTGTACCAAGGTATAACAGGAAACGAAGAGGAAAAGCAACTTTTTCGAGAGTTTTCTCAGGACTTTTTTGATCTTGTCGTTATCGACGAGTGTCATCGAGGAGGGATCAATGAAGATGGAACATGGCGAGAGGTCCTGGATTATTTTTCTCACGCAACGCATATAGGACTTACCGCTACCCCGAAATCCATAGAAGGTGCAGACAATTATAAATATTTTGGAGAACCCGTCTATACCTATAGCCTCAAGCAAGGAATAGAAGATGGTTTTCTTGCTCCTTATCGAGTTGTTCGCTACATAATGGACAAAGATATTGAATGGCGTCCCGATGCATATATAAAAGATCAAGATGGCGATCGTATAGAAGATGGTGTATACAATGTTTCGGATTATAACAAGAAAATTATTGTCGAAGATCGTATCAATGAAGTAGCTGATAAAATAACCGAGTATCTTCAAGAGACTGACCCCATGCAAAAAACGATTATCTTTTGTGCCAATATCGAACATGCTGAACGAATGCGACAGGCACTTGTCCAGAGGAATCCCCAAGAGATGAAAAAGAATCGTCGCTATATTATGCGTATGACGGGAGATGAAGAAGAGGGTAAAAGAGAAATAGAAAATTTCATCAACCCCGAATCTCCCTATCCAACGATTGTAACGACATCAGAACTTCTTACTACGGGAGTAGATGCACAAACATGTCGATTGATCATTCTTGACAGTGCCATAAACTCTATGACCAAATTTAAGCAAATTATTGGACGAGGAACGAGAATCAATAGTGATTTTGATAAATACTATTTTACTATTCTTGATTTTTCGGGTGCAACTCGACTTTTTGCTGATAAAGATTTTGATGGTGAGCCCGTTCGAGCTATTATAAAAGACAATGAAAGCGAGGAACTTGATCCCAAAGAAATAAACGAAACTTCTCAAACTCCCGAAGAAATACGAGAAGAATATCCTGAAGAAGAAATACTTCTTCCAAGAGATGAAGAGGAAGAAAAAAAGAAAACGAGAATTGTTATACAAGAAGGACAAGTAGATTTCAATGTGATACATCGTGTCGTTTCTATTATTGATCCAAAAACAGGAAAGCTCACTACAGAATCTCTCATAACCTATGCGAGTGAACAACTCAAAAATCGATATCAAAATTTAGAAGATTTTCTCAATGACTGGAATAAAGACATTCGCAAAACAACTCTTATACAAGAGCTTATCGAACAAGGAATACTTTTTGACGAACTCAAAAAAGAAATCGGAATGGAAGACATAGATGAATTTGATATTATTATGCACCTTGCCTATGGCAAGAAACCGCTTACAAGAAAAGAACGAGTTGATGAAGTAAAAAAACGAGACATTTTCACAAAATATGAAGGAATGGCACAAAAAGTTATCGAAGCTCTTTTGGAAAAATATGCTGATCAGGGAGTAGAAGCAATCGATGGAATAGAAGATCTCAAAGTCGCTCCGTTTATAACATTCGGATCACAATTTGAAATCGTCGAAGCTTTTGGTGGTCGTGATCGCTATCTCGAAGCGGTACAAGAAATACAAAATCATATTTACCAACAACAAAAATAG
- a CDS encoding virulence RhuM family protein, with the protein MKKEIIIFQSKNGEIEFKGDLKKETLWASLQQIADLFGRDKSVISRHIKNIFKEEELHRDSVVAFFATTASDGKTYQVEYFDLDVILSVGYRVNSVNATKFRQWATKTLRQHIVTGYTINKKRITKNYDEFLRAIESVQKLLPKNGNVKAGDTLELVKMFADTWLSLNAYDTSTFPKRGMTKKQAKITAKELENAIATLKYNLQRKEEATELFAQEKQKDAVSGISGNVFQSFFGRDAYETLEEKSAHLLYFFVKNHPFTDGNKRSGAFAFVWFLNKVGILHKDKMSPQALTALTLLVAESDPKDKDKMIGLILQLLKK; encoded by the coding sequence ATGAAAAAAGAGATTATTATTTTTCAGTCGAAAAATGGTGAAATAGAGTTTAAAGGTGATCTAAAAAAAGAAACCCTTTGGGCAAGTTTGCAACAAATTGCTGATCTTTTTGGTCGTGACAAATCAGTTATTTCACGTCATATAAAAAATATATTCAAAGAGGAAGAATTACACAGAGATTCAGTTGTTGCATTTTTTGCAACAACTGCCAGTGATGGAAAAACATATCAAGTGGAATATTTTGACCTCGATGTGATTCTTTCTGTGGGGTATCGTGTAAACTCGGTAAATGCTACAAAATTTCGTCAATGGGCGACCAAGACTTTACGTCAACATATTGTCACGGGATACACGATAAACAAAAAACGTATTACCAAAAATTACGATGAATTTCTACGCGCGATCGAATCGGTTCAAAAACTTTTGCCAAAAAATGGAAATGTTAAAGCTGGAGATACGTTGGAGCTTGTGAAAATGTTTGCTGATACGTGGTTATCGCTCAATGCCTATGACACGTCAACTTTTCCGAAAAGGGGAATGACCAAAAAACAAGCAAAAATAACAGCCAAAGAATTAGAAAATGCTATCGCAACATTGAAATATAATTTACAAAGGAAAGAAGAAGCAACAGAACTATTCGCTCAAGAAAAACAAAAAGATGCAGTTTCTGGTATTTCGGGTAATGTTTTTCAATCTTTCTTTGGACGTGATGCATATGAAACTCTGGAAGAAAAATCCGCACATCTCCTTTATTTTTTCGTCAAAAATCATCCATTTACCGATGGCAACAAAAGAAGTGGAGCGTTTGCCTTTGTTTGGTTTTTGAACAAAGTGGGAATATTACACAAAGACAAAATGTCACCCCAAGCACTGACAGCTCTTACACTCTTGGTTGCCGAGAGCGATCCCAAAGATAAAGACAAAATGATCGGGTTAATTTTGCAATTGCTGAAAAAATAA
- a CDS encoding virulence RhuM family protein yields the protein MGKKLHVSSHTSATAEYLTFIATKGDVEQSIEMRYEDENIWMTQKMMAELYGVSVPAINQHLKKLFEDGELNDSVIKQYLITATDGKNYKTAHYNLQAIISVGFKIENERAVQFRKWARQIVKDYTIQGWTMDVERLKKGHMFTDEYFDRQLQLIREIRLSERMFYQKVTDIYATSVDYDSSAKTTKDFFKMVQNKLHYAVHRHTAAELIVKRANAQKKHMGLTSWEAAPEGKIQRFDVSIAKNYLTQKEMDFLERLVSMYLDYAELQAERRIPMTMEDWANRLDGFLEFNEAEILTGVGKITHEEAKLHAETQFEIYRITQDKIFRSDFDKFLELVPDSEEK from the coding sequence ATGGGAAAAAAGTTACACGTATCATCGCATACATCAGCTACTGCTGAATATTTGACGTTTATAGCCACAAAAGGTGACGTGGAGCAATCCATCGAAATGCGCTATGAAGATGAAAATATTTGGATGACACAAAAGATGATGGCGGAATTGTACGGCGTTAGCGTGCCGGCAATAAACCAGCACTTGAAAAAACTTTTTGAAGATGGTGAGCTAAACGATTCAGTTATTAAGCAATACTTAATAACTGCAACTGATGGTAAGAATTACAAAACAGCACATTACAATCTCCAAGCTATTATTTCAGTGGGTTTCAAGATAGAAAATGAACGTGCTGTGCAGTTTCGAAAATGGGCACGTCAAATCGTCAAGGACTATACCATACAAGGATGGACGATGGATGTAGAGCGCCTCAAAAAAGGTCACATGTTTACCGATGAATATTTTGATCGCCAGTTGCAATTGATACGAGAAATACGTCTAAGTGAGCGAATGTTTTATCAGAAAGTGACCGATATTTATGCAACAAGTGTGGATTATGACTCATCGGCAAAAACGACAAAAGATTTCTTCAAAATGGTTCAAAATAAGCTTCATTATGCAGTACATAGGCACACCGCGGCTGAACTTATAGTCAAGCGAGCAAATGCGCAAAAAAAGCATATGGGACTCACCTCGTGGGAGGCTGCACCAGAAGGAAAAATACAAAGGTTTGATGTGTCTATCGCAAAAAACTATCTGACTCAAAAAGAAATGGATTTTTTGGAGCGTCTTGTTTCAATGTACCTTGATTATGCCGAGCTTCAGGCAGAACGCCGTATCCCGATGACGATGGAGGATTGGGCGAATCGTTTGGATGGTTTCTTGGAATTCAACGAAGCAGAGATTTTGACCGGCGTTGGTAAAATTACCCACGAAGAAGCCAAGCTCCACGCAGAGACACAGTTTGAAATATATCGCATCACCCAAGATAAAATTTTTAGGAGTGATTTTGATAAGTTTTTGGAACTCGTACCGGATAGTGAGGAAAAATAA
- a CDS encoding FHA domain-containing protein has protein sequence MEERIKQFQNPSSSEFIEKPNSTLSESQAVSEKDFFTKAVETIKINERALRLLTLVERGYFPNQEDLYALNVDHFVESLRKKYPIIEDMQTDLCEVVDEQIGVFFQKGWTQEQYNQIVQEKKVQYKREAVSGIINALGPIYEKFGATSSEENKIRIFGNLATSIRKADPHTISATQRDYVKKNILSAMNQEFTPDEARRIIQIKETFFEIWKQAFPESADSDIENAVKRIKEKSGLALEELQEEIGTSGKEILSERFNLKGSEKEIEYSGIPIDVYLANKYLQIIDVRNDLRWNADYLLIDPATFDQENPRMGYKGIRKNEPFTIGRNNAFRFQFPDTVSRAHLRIELRDEKLLIEDVGSMNGTTLQVERPRRLNKEQIEIQKSSSEKELAIEKFFEFTKKHELEIERDLQQGRDLDELFYHDFYNKNIDNPRYKENDATVQRWAWEYSTQIKKMRENLKEESQKGKGVMIGDNGYWLYCNVNGGFRNQSSLGRLYFNLKPEYVKQIFSKTVEAFHESGLHSQMKIPLYGNAKAFNRFDKMVIYFDAEEEQKVLQILENLHKNNIEGFDETGVPRFTVEVKNQRNEKMLGVGFAEEPLFRNESFGTIRTKILAEVFMEARNFRHAMTDPNFNFDSVFSRVCLKYQVDPQNPAFNFRKDYGFFPEIKRRMSLKK, from the coding sequence ATGGAAGAAAGAATAAAACAATTTCAAAACCCATCTTCTTCGGAATTTATCGAGAAGCCTAATTCTACTTTATCAGAATCACAAGCTGTATCAGAAAAAGACTTCTTTACTAAAGCTGTGGAGACAATAAAAATAAATGAAAGAGCGTTAAGGCTTTTGACTTTGGTGGAGCGTGGTTATTTTCCAAATCAAGAAGATCTATATGCACTCAATGTGGATCATTTTGTAGAATCATTACGAAAAAAATATCCAATCATTGAAGATATGCAGACTGATTTGTGTGAAGTTGTCGATGAACAAATAGGAGTTTTTTTTCAAAAAGGATGGACACAAGAACAATATAATCAAATTGTTCAAGAAAAAAAAGTACAGTATAAAAGAGAAGCTGTTTCTGGCATTATAAATGCATTGGGTCCAATATATGAGAAATTTGGTGCTACATCTTCTGAAGAAAATAAAATAAGAATTTTCGGAAACCTTGCTACTTCGATAAGAAAAGCAGATCCCCATACTATTTCAGCAACTCAGCGAGATTATGTAAAGAAGAATATTCTCTCAGCAATGAATCAAGAATTTACTCCTGATGAAGCAAGAAGAATAATTCAAATAAAAGAAACATTTTTTGAAATTTGGAAACAAGCATTTCCGGAGAGTGCTGATTCGGATATTGAAAATGCTGTCAAAAGAATTAAAGAAAAATCCGGCTTAGCTTTAGAAGAGCTACAAGAGGAAATAGGAACTTCCGGAAAAGAAATTTTGTCAGAGCGGTTTAATTTAAAAGGATCAGAGAAAGAAATTGAATATTCGGGAATACCTATTGATGTATATCTTGCCAATAAATACTTGCAAATTATTGATGTGCGAAACGATTTGCGTTGGAATGCTGATTATCTTCTTATTGATCCTGCGACGTTTGATCAAGAAAATCCGAGAATGGGCTACAAAGGAATTAGAAAAAACGAACCCTTTACTATTGGTAGAAATAATGCGTTTCGGTTTCAATTTCCCGATACTGTTTCGCGCGCTCATCTTAGAATAGAGTTGCGAGATGAGAAATTGCTTATAGAAGATGTAGGCTCTATGAATGGGACTACGTTACAAGTAGAAAGGCCGAGGCGATTAAATAAAGAACAAATTGAGATTCAAAAATCTAGTTCTGAAAAAGAACTCGCTATCGAAAAATTTTTTGAGTTTACCAAAAAACATGAATTGGAAATTGAAAGAGATTTGCAACAAGGGCGTGATTTAGATGAGCTTTTTTATCATGATTTTTATAATAAAAACATTGATAATCCCAGATATAAAGAAAATGATGCAACTGTTCAGCGGTGGGCATGGGAATATTCTACTCAAATTAAAAAAATGAGAGAGAATTTAAAGGAAGAATCTCAAAAGGGGAAGGGGGTAATGATCGGAGATAATGGATATTGGCTTTATTGTAATGTAAATGGAGGTTTTCGTAATCAGAGTTCTCTTGGAAGACTTTATTTTAATTTAAAGCCAGAATATGTTAAACAAATTTTTTCTAAGACAGTTGAGGCATTTCATGAGAGCGGTTTGCATAGTCAAATGAAAATTCCTCTGTACGGAAATGCAAAGGCATTTAATCGTTTTGATAAAATGGTGATTTATTTTGATGCCGAAGAAGAACAAAAAGTCTTACAGATTTTGGAAAATTTACACAAAAATAATATAGAGGGATTCGATGAAACGGGCGTTCCTCGTTTTACTGTTGAAGTAAAAAATCAACGAAACGAAAAAATGTTGGGAGTTGGATTTGCGGAGGAGCCATTGTTTCGAAATGAATCGTTTGGAACTATACGTACTAAAATTCTTGCTGAAGTTTTTATGGAAGCGAGAAACTTTCGTCATGCAATGACTGATCCAAATTTTAATTTCGATTCGGTATTTTCTAGAGTATGTTTAAAATATCAAGTTGATCCTCAAAATCCCGCTTTTAACTTTCGAAAAGACTATGGGTTTTTCCCCGAAATAAAGAGAAGGATGTCACTGAAAAAATAA
- a CDS encoding N-acetylmuramoyl-L-alanine amidase: MYHFIVYGSIFLVCLFFALFFFFVGGEKQESFQNSLPSDSPSFHQEETYQESIPQENVSELPLSSEKDSLEKENSPEVLNDTQKEKILPKQEKPISKEKKETSLEIKETLLSFGYHTPEQLRNIDTIVIHSSYNASGGDVYDREKIIQQYKDYGVGAHYLIDRRGGVYRLIEEKNIAYHAGVSKLPDGRKNVNDFSIGIELMGTKESGFDAQQYSALNALISDIKSRYKIKNIVGHADIAPERKTDPWKFNWDSVKR, encoded by the coding sequence ATGTATCACTTCATCGTGTATGGAAGTATTTTCTTGGTATGTCTTTTTTTTGCTCTCTTTTTCTTTTTTGTGGGAGGAGAAAAACAAGAATCTTTTCAAAATTCTTTACCTTCCGATTCACCTTCTTTTCATCAAGAGGAGACATATCAAGAAAGTATTCCTCAAGAAAACGTATCCGAACTTCCTTTGTCTTCAGAAAAAGATTCTTTGGAAAAAGAAAATTCTCCAGAGGTTTTGAATGATACGCAAAAAGAAAAAATTCTTCCAAAACAAGAAAAACCAATTTCAAAAGAGAAAAAAGAAACATCTCTTGAAATAAAAGAAACATTACTTTCTTTCGGTTATCATACGCCTGAACAATTGCGAAATATCGATACTATCGTTATTCACTCTTCGTATAATGCTTCGGGAGGTGATGTATATGATCGGGAAAAGATTATACAACAATATAAAGATTACGGAGTTGGAGCTCATTATCTTATCGACAGACGAGGCGGGGTTTATCGCCTTATAGAAGAGAAAAATATCGCCTATCATGCGGGAGTATCAAAACTTCCAGATGGGCGAAAAAATGTAAATGATTTTTCGATTGGTATTGAACTTATGGGAACAAAAGAAAGTGGTTTTGATGCTCAACAATATAGTGCTCTCAATGCGCTTATTTCTGATATCAAAAGTCGTTATAAGATAAAAAACATAGTAGGTCATGCTGATATTGCTCCTGAACGAAAAACCGATCCTTGGAAATTTAATTGGGATAGCGTAAAACGATAG
- a CDS encoding glycosyltransferase family 4 protein, with amino-acid sequence MKIAIVSPVMVPVPPKKYGGIERIVDELARGLAQKGHEVTLFCCGGSTLKQEGITRVETSPYPTDEHREENRRWELDQIATVLRRQHEFDCIHFHYEPIVFRFFLEGNTINFLDFFTVPLVVTFHNTTHIQAHEEYYRKTLSLYRHEMVYISENQRQPLAFFPHTQVIYNAIPIEKFPFEAKKEEYLLFLGRITPFKGILEAIFVAKKTKIPLIIVAKVDPVDKDFFEKEVKKEIDGKYVQYVGEANFFEKTEYLKKAKCLLFPILWEEPFGLVMIEALACGTPVVAFRRGSVSEIIQDTINGFIVDTVDQMVEAVKKIEIISTKKCRETIEKRFSIDRMVCEYENLFKRIGLK; translated from the coding sequence ATGAAAATAGCTATTGTTTCACCTGTTATGGTCCCTGTTCCTCCGAAAAAGTATGGAGGTATCGAACGTATTGTTGATGAGCTAGCTCGTGGTTTAGCTCAAAAAGGACATGAGGTAACTTTATTTTGCTGTGGAGGTTCAACTCTAAAACAAGAAGGCATTACTCGTGTCGAAACGAGTCCTTATCCAACCGATGAACATAGAGAAGAAAATAGAAGATGGGAGCTAGATCAAATAGCTACCGTCCTTCGTCGACAACATGAATTTGATTGTATTCATTTCCATTATGAACCTATTGTATTTCGCTTTTTTCTTGAGGGAAATACAATAAATTTTCTAGATTTTTTTACAGTTCCTTTGGTAGTAACCTTTCACAATACTACCCATATTCAAGCCCATGAAGAATACTATCGAAAAACTTTATCACTCTATCGACATGAGATGGTGTATATTAGTGAGAATCAGCGTCAACCATTAGCTTTTTTTCCCCACACGCAGGTTATTTATAATGCTATTCCTATTGAAAAATTTCCATTTGAGGCGAAAAAAGAAGAGTATCTTTTGTTTCTTGGAAGAATCACCCCCTTCAAAGGAATTTTGGAAGCTATTTTTGTTGCCAAAAAAACTAAAATTCCTTTGATTATTGTGGCCAAAGTGGATCCTGTAGACAAAGACTTTTTTGAGAAAGAAGTAAAAAAAGAGATTGATGGAAAATATGTTCAGTATGTCGGAGAGGCAAATTTTTTCGAGAAAACGGAATATTTGAAAAAAGCAAAATGCCTTCTTTTTCCAATTCTTTGGGAAGAGCCTTTCGGATTGGTTATGATTGAGGCTCTGGCATGCGGAACTCCTGTTGTTGCTTTTAGGCGGGGTTCTGTATCAGAAATAATTCAGGACACGATCAATGGATTTATTGTAGATACCGTCGATCAAATGGTAGAAGCTGTAAAAAAAATAGAAATAATTTCAACAAAAAAATGTCGAGAAACAATAGAAAAACGATTTTCAATAGATCGTATGGTGTGTGAATATGAAAATCTTTTTAAGCGAATAGGTTTAAAGTAA
- a CDS encoding glycosyltransferase family 4 protein yields the protein MRIALLAPLWKRVPPEKYGGSELIVANLAKGLTHLGHDVTTFACGGSHVRGKLVSVIPKSMYELIGGFDWNGIKQYEFLSFFEIAKRIGDFDVIHNHMGFHPLSFAPFLSLPMVTTLHSSLPPDFPCLAEAFKAYPFVSISNAQRKLSPDLHYVATVYHGIDVKTFHPNFEKIKNDTFLFLGTLSERKGIDIAVRAAHQLKKQLIIAGEIREEDIPFLKKEVFPYIDGKNITFIGEIGHKEKSFLLAHASALLFPSRWNEAFGLVMIEALACGTPVVALNNGAIKEVLKNGKTGFVVENEILFQEALQKVGELSRETCRIDAEENFDISVMAKNYENVYKKLKE from the coding sequence ATGAGAATAGCTTTACTTGCGCCACTTTGGAAAAGAGTTCCCCCTGAAAAATATGGTGGTTCTGAATTGATAGTAGCTAATCTTGCAAAAGGATTAACTCATTTGGGTCATGATGTTACCACCTTTGCTTGTGGGGGATCTCATGTTCGAGGAAAACTTGTTTCGGTTATTCCCAAATCGATGTATGAGCTTATTGGTGGTTTTGATTGGAATGGAATTAAGCAGTATGAATTTCTTTCCTTTTTTGAAATAGCAAAACGTATTGGAGATTTTGATGTGATACATAATCATATGGGATTTCATCCCTTATCTTTCGCACCCTTCTTGTCTCTTCCGATGGTAACAACATTGCACAGCAGTTTACCGCCAGATTTTCCTTGTTTGGCAGAAGCTTTCAAAGCATATCCATTTGTATCTATTAGTAATGCTCAACGAAAACTTTCCCCAGATCTTCATTATGTTGCTACGGTATATCATGGAATTGATGTGAAAACGTTTCATCCAAATTTTGAAAAAATAAAGAATGACACTTTTCTTTTTCTTGGAACTCTTTCAGAAAGAAAAGGAATTGATATTGCTGTTCGAGCCGCTCATCAATTGAAAAAACAATTAATAATCGCAGGGGAAATAAGAGAAGAAGATATTCCTTTTCTGAAAAAAGAGGTCTTCCCCTATATCGACGGAAAGAATATTACTTTTATTGGAGAAATTGGTCATAAAGAAAAATCCTTTTTACTTGCGCATGCTTCTGCATTATTGTTTCCATCTCGTTGGAATGAAGCCTTTGGATTGGTTATGATTGAGGCTTTGGCATGCGGAACTCCTGTTGTTGCTTTAAATAATGGAGCGATAAAAGAAGTTCTCAAAAATGGTAAAACAGGATTTGTTGTGGAAAATGAAATATTATTTCAAGAGGCTTTACAAAAAGTTGGTGAGTTATCAAGAGAGACTTGTCGGATTGATGCTGAAGAAAATTTTGATATTTCTGTTATGGCAAAAAATTATGAAAATGTTTATAAAAAATTAAAAGAATAA
- a CDS encoding glycosyltransferase: MGIILFFVLIIIISIFIPEFVLVFIVLNLFFGLFLSIFQIIIALLPDFKPERRNLQTEPFVSILVPAYNEPPTILMQTLDTLAHLEYKNFEVLIIDNNTKDSAIWKPVKIFSQTLGERFHFFHVDPLSGFKAGSLNYLLKRISKKAEYIAVIDADYIVKSDFLLTALSYFSQESIALVQFPQHYRNRNEKNQPIADEYRHFFGIYMNMANHLDCVPSTGTISVYRSKILKLLCGFRGEALTEDADVGLRMYEAGYRGIYVDRLVGYGLMPYDLEAYKHQKWRWAFGNAQSLIKLFSLFGKIPFKSWFGFLLHLTAWDHLNFLPFAVISSYVILLLPFITLTEHHRYLFDIASLSLLITLVSKRILFWASLKNQKKSLRRSWRAFLIHMGMTLVYSEAWLAFLFRTKSVFERTNKFILLKMPSLFKNTYKELVLGVWFLIGIVEVFYVGERITTQITFFIAAMVLFCIFYVYWKIASTKEYSKKLLRVMEKKYEPYLINIETLKNKI, encoded by the coding sequence ATGGGAATCATATTATTTTTTGTTCTCATTATAATAATCTCTATTTTTATACCTGAATTTGTTTTGGTTTTTATAGTATTGAATCTTTTTTTCGGACTTTTTCTTTCTATTTTTCAGATAATTATTGCACTTCTTCCTGATTTTAAGCCAGAAAGGAGAAATTTGCAGACAGAGCCGTTTGTTTCGATTCTTGTTCCTGCGTACAATGAGCCGCCAACTATTTTGATGCAAACGCTGGATACATTAGCACATCTTGAGTACAAAAATTTTGAGGTTCTTATTATAGACAATAATACGAAGGATAGTGCTATTTGGAAACCAGTAAAGATTTTTTCTCAAACGCTTGGAGAAAGATTCCACTTTTTTCATGTCGATCCTCTTTCTGGATTTAAAGCAGGATCGTTGAATTATCTTTTAAAACGAATAAGTAAAAAAGCGGAATATATTGCGGTTATTGATGCTGATTATATCGTAAAATCAGATTTTCTTCTTACAGCCCTCTCGTATTTTTCACAAGAAAGCATTGCCCTTGTTCAATTTCCTCAGCATTATCGAAATCGTAACGAGAAGAATCAACCCATTGCCGATGAATACCGACATTTTTTTGGTATCTATATGAATATGGCAAATCATTTGGATTGTGTTCCTTCGACGGGAACGATTAGTGTATATAGATCCAAAATTTTAAAACTTTTATGTGGTTTTAGGGGAGAAGCGTTGACAGAAGATGCTGATGTGGGATTGCGAATGTATGAAGCGGGTTATCGGGGTATTTATGTGGATCGTTTGGTGGGTTATGGTTTAATGCCCTATGATCTTGAGGCGTATAAACATCAAAAATGGCGATGGGCCTTTGGTAATGCACAATCTTTGATAAAATTATTTTCTTTATTTGGAAAAATTCCTTTTAAATCTTGGTTTGGCTTTTTACTTCATCTTACTGCTTGGGACCATTTAAATTTTTTGCCTTTCGCGGTAATTTCTTCGTATGTTATTTTGCTCTTACCTTTTATTACATTAACTGAACATCATCGTTACCTTTTTGATATCGCTTCTCTTTCTTTACTTATAACATTAGTATCAAAGAGAATTCTTTTTTGGGCATCGCTTAAAAATCAAAAAAAATCTTTACGACGTTCATGGCGAGCTTTCCTCATTCACATGGGAATGACTTTAGTTTATTCCGAAGCTTGGTTGGCATTTCTTTTTCGAACGAAATCAGTTTTTGAACGAACAAATAAATTTATATTGTTGAAAATGCCAAGCTTGTTCAAAAATACCTACAAGGAGCTTGTTTTGGGTGTGTGGTTTTTGATTGGAATTGTAGAGGTTTTCTATGTAGGAGAAAGAATTACTACACAAATAACTTTTTTTATTGCAGCTATGGTTTTATTTTGTATTTTTTATGTTTATTGGAAAATTGCTTCAACAAAAGAATATTCTAAAAAATTACTCCGTGTTATGGAGAAAAAATATGAACCCTATCTTATAAACATTGAAACACTAAAAAATAAGATCTGA